One genomic segment of Ignavibacteriota bacterium includes these proteins:
- a CDS encoding TolC family protein: MKNKFLILFTFIFAAQFNAQTYDINSFLDLVKINNKDIQIALKDLEIAETQDAQARANAYPQISAKAGYNRNLKDAFLFVDFGSLMGESTGAPSKFKINYKNEFSAQAVVSQQVFNFSVFNAIKAAEQYQKLTDYVFDATLQGILNGSKKAFYQTLLLKKVHEVNKEAAKNAEENYLIMKKKYDTGLASEFEMLQAEVRWQNNIPLVTQSERNYNLAVNSLKLLAGLKPEENFEIIGELNKVEDKPQMLELQDVLTNRPDYNALLWEKNLRETNVDVEYSGHLPSLYASFAYQFSSQSDYFQFDRVNNYLIAGLTLNIPIFTGWNTSAKVQKARIEAEQSEIKLSKTENEIFIQIKNLDLKLKEAEKRIVSAETTFKIAKKAFDIAKISSENGLATQLELKDASVGYDQAQLNYFAAIYEYLESYFDWELAVGINK, encoded by the coding sequence ATGAAAAATAAATTTTTGATTTTATTCACATTTATTTTTGCTGCACAATTTAATGCGCAAACTTATGATATAAATTCTTTTTTGGATTTAGTGAAAATAAATAATAAAGATATTCAGATTGCATTGAAAGATTTGGAAATTGCAGAAACTCAAGATGCGCAAGCCCGAGCTAATGCTTATCCTCAAATTTCTGCCAAAGCTGGTTATAATAGAAATTTAAAAGATGCATTTTTATTTGTTGATTTTGGTTCCTTAATGGGTGAATCAACCGGCGCTCCGTCAAAATTCAAAATTAATTATAAAAATGAATTTAGTGCGCAAGCTGTTGTATCTCAGCAAGTATTTAATTTTTCTGTTTTCAATGCAATTAAAGCAGCAGAGCAATATCAGAAATTAACTGATTATGTTTTTGATGCAACTTTGCAAGGGATTTTAAATGGAAGCAAAAAAGCTTTTTATCAAACTTTATTGTTAAAGAAAGTTCATGAAGTAAATAAAGAAGCTGCAAAAAATGCAGAAGAAAATTATTTAATTATGAAAAAGAAATATGATACCGGACTTGCTTCGGAATTTGAAATGCTTCAAGCAGAAGTTCGCTGGCAAAATAATATTCCTTTGGTTACACAATCGGAAAGAAATTATAATTTGGCTGTAAATAGTTTGAAATTATTAGCCGGATTAAAACCCGAAGAAAATTTTGAAATAATTGGCGAGCTAAATAAAGTTGAAGATAAACCGCAAATGTTGGAACTTCAAGATGTTTTAACAAATCGCCCGGATTATAATGCTTTGCTTTGGGAAAAGAATTTGCGTGAGACAAATGTTGATGTTGAATATTCGGGACATTTGCCTTCGCTGTATGCAAGTTTTGCATATCAATTTTCTTCGCAATCTGATTATTTTCAATTTGATAGAGTAAATAATTATTTAATTGCCGGATTAACTTTGAACATTCCAATATTTACCGGATGGAATACAAGTGCAAAAGTTCAGAAAGCAAGAATTGAAGCTGAGCAATCTGAAATAAAATTATCAAAAACTGAAAATGAAATATTTATTCAAATAAAAAATTTGGATTTAAAATTAAAAGAAGCAGAAAAGAGAATAGTATCTGCGGAAACAACTTTCAAAATTGCAAAAAAAGCTTTTGATATTGCAAAAATAAGTTCGGAAAATGGATTGGCAACTCAGTTGGAATTAAAAGATGCAAGTGTTGGTTATGATCAAGCCCAGCTTAATTATTTTGCCGCAATTTATGAATATTTGGAATCCTATTTTGATTGGGAATTAGCCGTAGGAATTAATAAATAA
- a CDS encoding alpha-galactosidase, protein MSDSFNRREFIKKISVTSASLAFINPLNSTFFSSENPQISNDFFSIYFDEKAGRFNIHQMNGDFLVLNATVRANLNFGKISISQKNYSHILSTKNIDDKLGKGKKLEVYSKDLNGDLDFHTSFSLYENWNNIIIEAKCKNVSSKNFNIKSIEPICAIEEIGSSLSWINTSKVLTNGAMYYDVGMIHEFGKPYKEPTPYGPTKGGNISPEFNYPAENRIRSWWNIGFFRGYDKEGLVCGFVDNQNGLGEIVVSKNSQNNISIYTESVFAPGTILKSGKDISSNRFMINISQTPYNALEDFARVTGVLNSARTNSTINGWCNWFYTYEHITEDEVVRNAEFVSKNLKQYGLEYIQIDEGYQRYHGDWEGNTKFPHGMKWLAEKIKYYGLKPGLWIAPYLVSEPVEIFQKNPDWFLKDKNGNFLRVGPWPSLDTDWAKNENQKRYCLDITHPEAEKWFYNLFDKIGNVWGYEMIKIDFVAWSIFSAHHFNDLTATPAQVYRKGFEIIRNAIGNEKHINDCGPGNVSVGFIDSMRIELDQNYGYSKAAWQQYFLDSASSAPAAAKRYYFHKNTWVNDADHICINHLSIPQAQAAATIIGLSGGNIISGDRLSDLDFSRLEILKKILPQFGEAAKPVDLFDNDKQNIFITKIKKSFAEWNVVGIFNPSEDLVVKEISFERLWLNPKTIYLGYDFWMEKFVGEISNSLKIKLLPQSVTLLSLHEKTGNPQFISTDRHILQGAHEVENIFWNSEKNTISGSSLGILNTSHNVAVYIPGGQNWVQGRNSIHHDFENYSLKFMDDNIVRVHVKFEKSENVNWEINFNESFK, encoded by the coding sequence ATGTCGGATTCTTTCAATCGAAGAGAGTTTATAAAAAAAATTTCTGTTACGAGTGCTTCATTAGCTTTTATTAATCCGCTCAACTCAACCTTTTTTAGCAGTGAAAATCCGCAAATTAGTAATGATTTTTTCTCAATATACTTTGATGAAAAAGCCGGAAGATTTAATATTCATCAAATGAATGGGGATTTTTTAGTTTTAAATGCAACAGTTAGAGCAAATTTAAATTTTGGTAAAATTTCAATTTCGCAGAAAAATTATTCTCACATTTTATCTACAAAAAACATTGATGATAAACTTGGCAAAGGAAAAAAGTTAGAAGTTTATTCCAAAGATTTAAATGGTGATTTAGATTTTCATACTTCCTTTTCACTTTATGAAAATTGGAATAACATAATTATTGAAGCTAAGTGCAAAAATGTTTCTTCCAAAAATTTCAATATAAAAAGTATTGAGCCAATATGTGCAATTGAAGAAATTGGAAGTTCACTTTCTTGGATTAATACAAGCAAAGTTTTAACAAACGGTGCAATGTATTACGATGTAGGAATGATTCATGAATTTGGAAAACCTTACAAAGAGCCAACGCCGTATGGTCCAACTAAAGGTGGAAATATTTCTCCGGAATTTAATTACCCCGCGGAAAATCGGATTAGAAGTTGGTGGAATATTGGATTTTTTCGTGGATATGATAAAGAGGGGTTAGTCTGCGGATTTGTAGATAACCAAAACGGACTTGGAGAAATTGTTGTTTCAAAAAATTCACAAAATAATATTTCAATATACACGGAATCAGTTTTTGCACCGGGAACAATTTTAAAATCCGGTAAAGATATTTCTTCAAATCGATTCATGATAAATATTTCTCAAACTCCATATAATGCTTTGGAAGATTTTGCAAGAGTAACGGGAGTTTTAAATTCTGCAAGAACAAATTCCACAATTAACGGCTGGTGCAATTGGTTCTATACATATGAACATATCACTGAAGATGAGGTTGTTCGCAACGCAGAATTTGTTTCTAAAAATTTGAAGCAATACGGTTTAGAATATATTCAGATTGATGAAGGCTATCAGCGTTATCATGGCGATTGGGAAGGGAATACAAAATTTCCTCATGGAATGAAATGGCTTGCAGAAAAGATAAAATATTATGGATTAAAACCCGGGCTTTGGATTGCTCCTTATTTGGTTTCGGAACCAGTGGAAATTTTTCAGAAAAATCCAGATTGGTTTTTGAAAGATAAAAATGGAAATTTTCTTCGAGTTGGACCTTGGCCAAGTTTAGATACGGATTGGGCAAAGAATGAAAACCAAAAACGTTATTGTTTGGATATTACACATCCGGAGGCGGAAAAATGGTTTTATAATTTATTTGATAAAATTGGAAATGTTTGGGGTTATGAAATGATTAAAATTGATTTTGTTGCATGGTCAATTTTCTCTGCACATCATTTCAATGATTTAACGGCAACACCAGCGCAAGTTTACAGAAAAGGTTTTGAAATTATTAGAAATGCAATTGGAAATGAAAAACATATAAATGATTGCGGTCCGGGAAATGTTTCTGTCGGGTTTATTGATAGTATGCGCATCGAACTTGATCAAAATTACGGTTATTCAAAAGCTGCTTGGCAGCAATATTTTTTGGATTCTGCAAGCAGTGCACCGGCTGCTGCAAAGAGATATTATTTTCATAAAAACACTTGGGTAAATGATGCTGATCATATTTGTATAAATCATTTGTCAATTCCACAAGCGCAAGCAGCCGCAACAATAATTGGATTAAGCGGCGGAAATATAATTTCCGGTGATCGACTTTCAGATTTGGATTTTTCTCGTTTAGAAATTTTAAAAAAAATTCTACCGCAATTTGGTGAAGCCGCAAAACCGGTTGATTTATTTGATAATGATAAACAAAATATTTTTATCACTAAAATTAAAAAATCATTTGCAGAGTGGAATGTAGTTGGAATTTTTAATCCAAGTGAAGATTTAGTTGTAAAAGAAATTTCTTTTGAAAGACTATGGTTAAATCCCAAAACAATTTATTTGGGTTATGATTTTTGGATGGAAAAGTTTGTTGGTGAAATTTCAAATTCATTAAAAATTAAATTGCTTCCGCAAAGTGTAACTTTATTATCACTTCATGAAAAAACCGGAAATCCACAATTCATTTCTACTGATCGACATATTTTGCAAGGTGCTCACGAAGTTGAAAATATATTTTGGAACTCTGAAAAAAATACAATTTCCGGAAGTTCTTTAGGAATTTTAAATACATCTCATAATGTTGCAGTTTATATTCCGGGCGGACAAAATTGGGTACAAGGAAGAAATTCAATTCATCATGATTTTGAAAACTATTCACTCAAATTTATGGATGATAATATTGTTCGCGTTCATGTAAAATTTGAGAAAAGTGAAAATGTAAATTGGGAAATTAATTTTAACGAGAGTTTTAAATAA
- a CDS encoding MFS transporter, producing the protein MKKPQLSFWQIWNMSFGFLGIQFGFALQNANVSRIFETLGANIDEIPILWIAAPVTGLIIQPIIGHMSDNTWGKLGRRRPYFLVGAILASLALFIMPNSPLLWFAAGMLWIMDASINVSMEPFRAFVGDMLPSEQRTTGFSMQSFFIGTGAIVASALPYIMTNWLGISNTAPTGEIPDSVKFSFYIGGTVFFLAVLWTVLKSKEYSPEELKLYSEETSVKFGKKNLEKSLNVNSTFLYKNGIAWTVAGVILLLIFANFIYIDLGLYVLFGGVSAFGLLQILAGSFAKNKSKSGLLSIINDLYNMPKTMKQLSYVQFFSWFALFAMWIYTTPAVTRHIYGAVDTSSELYNEGADWVGILMAVYNGFAAIMAFAIMWMAKKTSRKTVHLISLIIGGLSLASFYLIKDPNLLLISELGIGLAWASILAMPYAILTGSLPAEKMGVYMGIFNFFIVIPQITAAAILGFFVKNLFDNHAIFALILGGISMVIAGLLVLFVDDVD; encoded by the coding sequence TTGAAAAAACCGCAATTAAGCTTCTGGCAAATTTGGAATATGAGTTTTGGATTTTTAGGAATTCAATTTGGCTTCGCTTTGCAAAATGCAAATGTGAGCAGAATTTTTGAAACGCTTGGTGCAAACATTGATGAAATCCCGATATTATGGATTGCAGCTCCGGTTACCGGATTAATTATTCAGCCAATTATAGGTCACATGAGTGATAACACTTGGGGCAAACTTGGGAGACGACGACCATATTTTTTAGTCGGAGCAATTTTAGCTTCATTAGCTTTGTTCATTATGCCAAATTCTCCTTTACTTTGGTTTGCTGCCGGAATGCTTTGGATAATGGATGCATCTATAAATGTATCCATGGAACCTTTCAGAGCTTTTGTGGGAGATATGCTTCCTTCAGAACAGCGTACAACCGGATTTTCCATGCAAAGTTTTTTTATTGGAACTGGGGCAATTGTTGCATCAGCACTTCCGTATATAATGACAAATTGGCTTGGGATTTCAAACACGGCACCAACCGGTGAAATTCCGGACTCAGTTAAATTTTCATTTTATATCGGCGGAACAGTTTTTTTTCTCGCTGTACTGTGGACAGTCTTAAAATCAAAAGAATATTCTCCGGAAGAATTAAAATTATATTCTGAAGAAACTTCTGTAAAATTCGGAAAGAAAAATCTTGAAAAATCTTTAAATGTTAATTCAACATTCTTATATAAAAATGGAATTGCTTGGACCGTTGCCGGAGTAATTTTACTTCTCATTTTTGCAAATTTCATTTACATTGATTTAGGATTGTACGTTCTTTTCGGTGGAGTTTCTGCATTTGGATTATTACAAATTTTAGCCGGAAGTTTTGCAAAGAACAAATCTAAATCCGGACTGCTTTCTATTATAAATGATTTGTACAATATGCCGAAAACAATGAAACAACTTTCATACGTACAATTTTTTTCATGGTTTGCACTTTTTGCAATGTGGATTTACACAACGCCAGCAGTAACAAGACACATATACGGAGCAGTTGATACTTCATCAGAATTGTATAATGAAGGCGCAGATTGGGTTGGAATTTTAATGGCTGTCTATAATGGATTTGCTGCAATTATGGCATTTGCAATTATGTGGATGGCTAAAAAAACTTCGCGAAAAACTGTTCATCTTATTAGCTTAATTATTGGCGGATTAAGTTTGGCTTCGTTCTACCTAATTAAAGATCCAAATTTATTGCTTATTTCCGAACTTGGAATTGGATTAGCTTGGGCTTCAATTTTGGCAATGCCTTACGCTATTTTAACCGGTTCTTTACCGGCAGAAAAAATGGGAGTTTACATGGGAATTTTTAATTTCTTTATTGTAATTCCTCAAATTACAGCTGCCGCAATTTTAGGATTTTTTGTAAAAAATCTTTTTGATAATCATGCAATTTTTGCTTTAATTCTTGGTGGAATTTCAATGGTAATAGCCGGATTATTAGTTCTGTTTGTTGATGATGTTGATTAA
- a CDS encoding polyprenyl synthetase family protein yields the protein MKFNPAEFYQKEIQKFEKKYFTTAEGKFPKSLYEPCDYIIKSGGKRLRPFLVILSANAVNAKSSSVLNAAVAVELFHNFTLVHDDIMDNADKRRGRQTLHIKYDVNTAILAGDNLMAIAYKSLLKDCKKNGISAVEDFTNGLIEVCEGQSLDKDFEIRRKVSIEEYLVMISKKTAALAETCCSIGAKLGGGNIKEINSLKKFGKYLGLAFQIQDDLLDITADESEFGKKIGGDLVEGKKTYLLLKALEKAKGKNLQLIQKVIDEKGIKFEKVPEYKKLYEDLGIIEDASNEVKKYTSLALNQLKNVKNEKAKITLQWLANSLTDRKK from the coding sequence ATGAAATTTAATCCCGCAGAATTTTACCAAAAAGAAATTCAGAAATTTGAAAAAAAATATTTTACTACTGCCGAAGGTAAATTTCCAAAATCACTTTATGAACCTTGTGATTATATAATAAAAAGCGGCGGAAAAAGATTACGACCTTTTTTAGTTATTTTATCCGCAAATGCAGTTAATGCAAAATCATCTTCAGTTTTGAATGCCGCGGTTGCAGTTGAATTGTTTCACAATTTTACTTTGGTGCATGATGATATTATGGATAATGCAGATAAAAGAAGGGGACGACAAACTTTACATATTAAGTATGATGTTAATACTGCAATTCTTGCCGGCGATAATTTAATGGCAATTGCTTACAAATCACTTTTAAAAGATTGTAAAAAAAATGGAATAAGCGCTGTTGAAGATTTTACAAATGGTTTAATTGAAGTTTGCGAAGGACAAAGTTTGGACAAGGATTTTGAAATAAGAAGAAAAGTTTCTATTGAAGAATATCTAGTAATGATTAGTAAAAAAACTGCCGCACTCGCTGAAACATGCTGCTCAATTGGAGCTAAACTTGGCGGCGGAAATATTAAGGAAATTAATTCACTTAAAAAATTTGGTAAATATTTAGGTTTAGCATTTCAAATTCAAGATGATTTATTAGATATTACCGCGGATGAATCTGAATTTGGTAAAAAAATTGGCGGCGATTTAGTTGAAGGCAAAAAAACTTATTTACTTCTTAAAGCGTTAGAAAAAGCAAAAGGGAAAAATTTGCAATTAATTCAAAAAGTAATTGATGAAAAAGGAATTAAGTTTGAAAAAGTTCCAGAATATAAAAAACTTTACGAAGATTTAGGAATTATAGAAGACGCATCGAATGAAGTTAAGAAATATACTTCGCTTGCCCTTAATCAATTAAAAAATGTTAAAAACGAAAAAGCAAAAATTACATTGCAATGGTTAGCAAATTCACTTACAGATAGAAAAAAATAA
- a CDS encoding HPr family phosphocarrier protein, translating into MIEKTVEIINNAGLHTRPAATIVKIAAKFKSEFFINKDGMNINGKSIIGVMTLAAEKGSNLVLTFEGEDEQEACVAIIDYFNRGFDEL; encoded by the coding sequence ATGATTGAAAAAACAGTTGAAATTATAAATAATGCCGGACTTCATACAAGACCAGCGGCAACAATTGTAAAAATTGCGGCTAAATTTAAAAGTGAGTTTTTCATCAACAAAGATGGAATGAATATAAACGGAAAAAGTATTATTGGCGTTATGACTTTAGCTGCTGAGAAAGGCTCAAATCTTGTTCTAACTTTTGAAGGAGAAGACGAACAAGAAGCATGTGTGGCAATAATAGATTACTTTAATAGAGGCTTTGATGAATTATGA
- the ptsP gene encoding phosphoenolpyruvate--protein phosphotransferase translates to MSENILKGIAAAPGISIATAFIYKKEIESIDDEIITNIDEAIENFDKSLSKSKKELHKIFTLAVDKMGEKRAGIFEAQMMILDDPVLIQNIKDRIKKEKRSPIYIVDAEFSKYQKILALSEESYMKERSQDIEDIKNRIIRNIKKKKWISRIEKDVIVVTNSITPADTVLFSRENVKGYITNFGGLTSHAAIVARSLNIPAVLGIHDSTTIIKNGDKIIIDGVHGEVIINPTAEQLNYYEEKSKRLAEFDSGLAKLADKPAITKDGRKIILRANLDIVEELEYIFRNGAEGVGLVRTEQIFNLADEFPDENKQYKVYKDLAEKIYPNIVIIRTFDIGGDKVFPVDVKEPNPFLGWRGIRFLLDNENLLKIQIRALLRASIHKNIKFMIPMVSSIQEIRRTKEILEICKSELKSEGKEFDKKIKIGIMIEVPSAAVMAEEFAAEVDFISIGTNDLIQYLLAVDRGNEIVSSLYQEFHPAVVRVLYKIIHASKLKSAKVSMCGEMAADILATPLLVGMGLDSLSVSASTIPHIKKIIRSINFSDAKQLAEECLTLKTEKEISTKLQDYFKFHFTDELENVF, encoded by the coding sequence ATGAGTGAAAATATTCTTAAAGGAATTGCTGCAGCTCCGGGGATTTCAATAGCCACAGCTTTTATTTACAAAAAGGAAATTGAATCTATTGATGATGAAATAATTACAAATATTGATGAAGCAATAGAGAATTTCGATAAATCACTTAGCAAATCCAAAAAAGAATTACATAAAATATTTACTCTTGCTGTCGATAAAATGGGCGAAAAAAGAGCCGGAATTTTTGAAGCTCAAATGATGATTCTTGATGATCCGGTTTTAATTCAAAATATTAAAGATAGAATTAAAAAAGAAAAACGTTCGCCAATATATATTGTTGATGCGGAGTTTTCCAAATATCAAAAAATACTTGCTCTTTCCGAAGAATCTTACATGAAGGAAAGATCGCAAGATATTGAAGATATAAAAAATAGAATTATCAGAAATATTAAAAAGAAAAAATGGATTTCAAGAATTGAAAAGGATGTAATTGTTGTAACAAATAGTATTACTCCGGCGGACACAGTTTTATTTTCCAGAGAAAACGTAAAAGGTTACATTACAAATTTTGGCGGATTAACAAGCCACGCTGCAATTGTTGCCAGAAGCTTAAACATTCCGGCTGTTTTGGGAATTCATGATTCCACTACAATAATTAAAAATGGTGATAAAATTATTATTGACGGCGTTCACGGCGAAGTAATTATAAATCCAACTGCTGAGCAATTAAATTATTATGAAGAAAAAAGCAAACGGTTGGCAGAGTTTGATTCCGGGTTGGCAAAATTGGCTGATAAACCCGCAATTACAAAAGACGGAAGAAAAATAATTCTTCGTGCAAATTTAGATATTGTTGAAGAACTTGAATATATTTTTAGAAATGGTGCAGAAGGCGTTGGATTAGTTAGAACAGAACAAATTTTTAATTTGGCTGATGAATTTCCCGATGAAAATAAACAGTATAAAGTTTATAAAGATTTGGCAGAAAAAATTTATCCCAATATTGTAATTATCAGAACTTTTGATATTGGCGGCGATAAAGTTTTTCCCGTTGATGTAAAAGAACCAAATCCGTTTTTAGGCTGGCGGGGAATTAGATTTTTACTTGATAATGAAAATCTGCTTAAAATACAAATACGCGCATTGCTCAGAGCAAGCATTCACAAGAATATTAAATTTATGATTCCTATGGTTTCATCAATTCAAGAAATTAGAAGGACAAAAGAAATTTTAGAAATCTGCAAAAGTGAATTGAAATCCGAAGGAAAAGAATTTGATAAAAAAATTAAAATTGGAATTATGATCGAAGTTCCATCAGCTGCAGTTATGGCTGAAGAATTTGCCGCTGAAGTTGATTTTATAAGTATTGGCACAAATGATTTAATTCAATATTTATTGGCTGTTGATAGAGGAAACGAAATAGTATCTTCGTTATATCAAGAATTTCATCCGGCTGTAGTTCGTGTACTTTATAAAATAATTCACGCAAGCAAATTAAAATCTGCAAAAGTTAGCATGTGCGGTGAAATGGCTGCGGATATTTTAGCAACTCCTTTATTAGTTGGTATGGGATTAGACTCTTTAAGTGTTTCGGCTTCAACAATTCCACATATAAAAAAAATTATTAGATCCATAAATTTTTCAGATGCAAAACAATTGGCAGAAGAATGTTTAACATTAAAAACTGAAAAAGAAATTAGTACAAAACTTCAAGATTATTTTAAATTTCATTTTACAGACGAATTAGAAAATGTATTCTAA